A region of Marnyiella aurantia DNA encodes the following proteins:
- a CDS encoding lysophospholipid acyltransferase family protein, whose product MNLIFKIALLFSRLPMRVLYLFSDVIFFIIFYLIRYRTKVVLQNLKNSFPEKSNTELKKIRRKFYRNFADYLVETLKAFTVSTNELKVRVQHINRDVFRNAHAEGRNIIMLTGHIFNWEWFTALATMVPQSSCRPVYRRMQNSFWDKKIKSIRNAHGNFALEAGDVIRDVLKTPNNGDTIYMFVADQTPNHHQVDIGIGFLNQPTPVFRGYDKLATRLNLQFVYCEMKKVKRGFYQVNYHTIEPDGDKFIENEVVLKFHKMLENTINKNPDNYLWSHRKWKYSGLIKSLLSTESLKKSTA is encoded by the coding sequence ATGAATCTAATATTTAAAATTGCACTTCTGTTCTCGCGACTCCCAATGAGGGTTCTCTACCTTTTTTCGGATGTCATCTTCTTTATCATTTTCTACCTGATAAGATACAGGACAAAAGTTGTACTTCAAAACCTCAAAAACTCGTTCCCTGAAAAAAGTAACACGGAACTTAAAAAGATCAGGAGAAAATTCTACCGCAATTTTGCCGATTACCTTGTGGAAACTCTTAAAGCATTCACTGTATCCACAAACGAACTAAAGGTGCGTGTGCAGCACATTAACAGGGATGTTTTCCGGAACGCACATGCCGAAGGCAGGAATATTATCATGCTTACAGGACATATTTTTAACTGGGAATGGTTTACCGCACTCGCTACAATGGTTCCGCAATCCAGTTGCCGTCCGGTGTACCGGCGGATGCAGAATTCTTTTTGGGATAAGAAGATAAAATCCATACGCAATGCTCACGGTAATTTTGCCCTGGAAGCAGGCGATGTAATTCGTGATGTACTGAAAACGCCTAATAACGGGGACACCATCTACATGTTTGTGGCCGACCAAACTCCCAATCATCACCAGGTTGACATTGGAATCGGATTCTTAAACCAACCCACTCCTGTCTTCCGCGGATATGACAAGTTGGCTACACGTCTGAACCTCCAGTTTGTATACTGTGAAATGAAAAAGGTGAAGCGAGGATTCTATCAGGTAAACTATCATACGATAGAACCGGACGGCGATAAATTCATTGAAAATGAAGTTGTTCTGAAGTTCCATAAAATGCTGGAAAATACAATCAACAAAAACCCCGATAATTATCTTTGGTCACACCGTAAATGGAAATACTCGGGACTGATTAAAAGTCTTCTGAGCACGGAATCATTAAAGAAATCGACCGCGTGA
- a CDS encoding thioredoxin family protein, with protein MNYKNISAVCLAALFATACSKNNESDKAAETTAVVDSSKAVADKKMADAEKGKLPKPYNADEDASARIEMLIAQARKEDKKIILQAGGNWCIWCLRFNNFIQTTPELKSIVDQNYLYYHLNYSPENKNEEVFSRYGNPGEKYGYPVFIVLDSSGKLIHTQDSAVLEEEKGYSKEKVIAFLEKWR; from the coding sequence ATGAACTACAAAAATATCAGCGCAGTCTGTTTAGCGGCACTATTTGCGACGGCGTGTTCCAAAAATAATGAATCTGACAAAGCAGCGGAAACCACAGCGGTGGTGGACAGTAGTAAAGCTGTGGCAGACAAAAAGATGGCGGACGCTGAAAAGGGGAAGCTTCCGAAACCTTATAATGCGGATGAAGATGCTTCAGCACGTATTGAAATGCTAATAGCGCAGGCACGGAAGGAAGACAAGAAAATCATATTGCAGGCCGGCGGTAACTGGTGCATCTGGTGTCTTCGCTTTAATAATTTTATTCAGACCACACCGGAACTAAAGTCCATTGTGGACCAAAACTATCTGTATTATCATTTGAATTATTCGCCGGAGAATAAAAATGAAGAGGTTTTCAGCAGGTATGGCAATCCTGGTGAAAAATATGGTTATCCGGTCTTTATAGTATTGGACAGCTCAGGAAAGCTCATCCATACCCAGGACAGTGCGGTGCTGGAAGAGGAAAAGGGATACAGTAAAGAAAAGGTTATCGCTTTTCTGGAGAAGTGGAGATAA
- a CDS encoding phosphoribosyl-ATP pyrophosphatase encodes MGTKYSNLEELRRKKALLKKEVSEMEDLLTFDNTKESLSAFTNGFTDQFLKEETDENGEKTLAVKKEEIMRRISSGVKEQLLSRNAVLGFADSAVKAGAVENALKLGVVALVGNYARKNLRSTSWKNKLIGAALIYLAPFALRFIRRKLVEYQKNRSVSSMEQLI; translated from the coding sequence ATGGGCACGAAATACAGTAATCTGGAAGAACTTAGACGAAAAAAAGCACTCCTGAAGAAAGAGGTTTCCGAAATGGAAGACCTTCTGACCTTTGATAATACGAAGGAGAGCCTGAGTGCATTTACAAACGGTTTTACCGATCAGTTCCTCAAAGAGGAAACAGATGAAAACGGTGAGAAAACCCTTGCGGTAAAAAAGGAAGAGATAATGCGCCGGATCAGTTCTGGGGTGAAGGAACAGCTTCTAAGCAGAAATGCGGTATTGGGTTTTGCAGACAGCGCAGTAAAAGCTGGGGCTGTAGAAAATGCGCTAAAACTAGGCGTGGTTGCATTGGTCGGGAATTACGCAAGAAAAAATCTCCGAAGCACCAGTTGGAAAAACAAACTTATTGGAGCAGCGCTGATTTATTTAGCACCTTTCGCCTTGAGATTTATACGCCGAAAACTCGTAGAATACCAAAAGAACAGGAGTGTTTCCAGTATGGAACAGCTGATTTGA
- a CDS encoding phage holin family protein — protein sequence MLDLLKDYALKRVDLLKMEATEKGVLTVSTIILSVVMAVFALFFLILLNIGIALLIGSALDSNAYGFLIVAGFYLLIMLILVFAGKSIKDMISNKLIKMFNTPD from the coding sequence ATGCTGGACCTCTTAAAAGATTACGCACTTAAACGTGTAGACCTGCTTAAAATGGAAGCAACCGAAAAAGGTGTGCTCACGGTATCAACTATCATCTTATCCGTAGTGATGGCCGTTTTTGCGCTTTTTTTTCTTATACTACTTAATATTGGAATCGCCCTCCTGATTGGCTCTGCGCTGGACAGTAACGCTTACGGTTTCCTGATTGTTGCAGGATTTTATTTGCTGATTATGCTGATCCTTGTTTTTGCGGGCAAATCAATCAAGGATATGATTTCCAATAAACTGATAAAAATGTTTAATACACCGGACTAA
- a CDS encoding YtxH domain-containing protein has translation MSKKGNNAAAVLAGLLAGAAAGVVLGMLYAPEEGKETRKKIKEKANDLKDQAVDQYGKVTEKAKEKYTEVSGIVRDQYGNISSTFKETVDNVAHTVRDGYDKYKDQAVAQATDVVKDVETELDGLK, from the coding sequence ATGTCGAAAAAAGGTAACAATGCAGCAGCGGTATTAGCAGGATTGCTCGCAGGTGCTGCAGCAGGTGTGGTATTGGGTATGCTTTATGCTCCGGAAGAAGGAAAGGAAACCAGAAAGAAAATAAAGGAAAAAGCAAATGACCTGAAAGACCAGGCCGTGGACCAGTACGGAAAAGTTACAGAAAAAGCGAAAGAGAAATATACTGAAGTATCAGGAATCGTGAGAGACCAATACGGTAATATTTCCTCCACCTTTAAAGAAACAGTTGATAATGTAGCTCATACTGTTCGCGACGGGTACGACAAATACAAAGATCAGGCAGTAGCACAGGCTACAGATGTAGTGAAAGATGTTGAAACTGAACTAGACGGTCTGAAATAA
- the cmk gene encoding (d)CMP kinase, with amino-acid sequence MRKPVIAIDGFSSTGKSSISKAIAARLGLVHMDTGALYRAVTYYALNHCVKNHEIDLTCLFKALPSINLEFRNIEGTLVLFLNNKNITAEIREPEISGFVSIIAKQPEVRSYLLDLQRKGAAAGGMIMDGRDIGTVVLPDADYKFFLTASVEERTKRRHLELTNQGVTIDRMAVMDNLVTRDKIDSERETAPLKKAPDAVLIDNTHLNKEETISLITSYIKEF; translated from the coding sequence ATGAGAAAACCTGTAATCGCGATAGACGGTTTTTCCTCTACGGGAAAAAGTTCCATCTCCAAAGCCATTGCTGCCAGGCTTGGGCTAGTGCATATGGATACCGGCGCATTATACAGAGCTGTTACCTATTACGCTTTGAATCATTGTGTTAAAAACCACGAAATTGATCTGACCTGTTTATTTAAAGCACTTCCTTCCATTAATCTGGAATTCCGCAATATTGAAGGCACACTTGTATTATTTCTGAATAATAAAAATATCACTGCAGAAATCCGGGAACCTGAAATATCGGGTTTTGTCAGTATTATAGCCAAACAACCTGAAGTGCGCAGTTACCTGTTGGACCTTCAGCGAAAAGGTGCGGCGGCGGGCGGAATGATTATGGATGGCCGTGACATAGGCACCGTAGTGCTTCCGGACGCCGATTATAAATTTTTCCTGACTGCCAGTGTAGAAGAACGTACAAAAAGACGGCACCTGGAATTGACAAATCAGGGTGTTACCATCGACAGAATGGCAGTGATGGATAATCTGGTCACCCGCGACAAAATTGACAGCGAGCGTGAAACCGCCCCGCTGAAGAAAGCCCCCGATGCTGTGCTTATAGACAATACCCACCTGAACAAAGAGGAAACAATTTCGCTTATAACGTCCTACATAAAGGAGTTTTAA
- the porQ gene encoding type IX secretion system protein PorQ, with product MKKIFISALLLAGVIATAQTGENVYPFLNLPVSARQAALGGDAVSVRDHDVNFAAVNPALLNVDMHKQISVNAATYLAGSKYGTINYGHAFENGHLITANARFMDYGRMPRTDEAGFENGEFGAYDAAIGAGYAYQFEDEWTIGASVNLINAKIDSYTSMAVAGNFGVSYHFKKTNETIGVVARNFGYQFKSFNGERENLPFRVDLGYTRILKKFPAAITVTAHDLQQFDISSEYDSNGQEVGFGRKILDHISIGAEIFPESSFNIRLGYNVKRGNELSVVDQRSFAGLSAGFGVKFNNFRVDYSHVRYHSAGNMNMLGISLDMSGNRY from the coding sequence TTGAAGAAGATATTTATTTCTGCTTTGCTCCTGGCGGGCGTCATTGCAACAGCACAAACTGGTGAGAACGTGTATCCTTTTCTCAATTTACCGGTCTCCGCCCGGCAGGCTGCATTGGGTGGTGATGCCGTTTCGGTGCGCGATCATGATGTCAATTTTGCTGCTGTGAACCCAGCGCTTCTGAATGTGGATATGCACAAACAGATTTCGGTTAATGCCGCAACCTATCTTGCAGGTTCGAAATATGGGACAATAAACTATGGACATGCCTTCGAAAACGGACATCTGATTACTGCGAACGCCCGATTTATGGATTATGGCCGGATGCCAAGAACCGACGAAGCGGGTTTCGAGAACGGCGAATTCGGTGCCTATGATGCCGCTATCGGTGCAGGCTACGCCTATCAGTTTGAGGACGAATGGACGATTGGCGCCAGTGTAAACCTTATAAACGCAAAAATAGACAGCTATACATCCATGGCTGTGGCGGGAAATTTTGGTGTTTCATATCACTTCAAAAAAACGAACGAGACGATCGGTGTGGTGGCAAGAAATTTCGGTTACCAATTCAAGTCTTTTAATGGTGAAAGAGAAAATTTACCTTTTCGCGTAGACCTTGGCTATACACGTATCCTGAAGAAATTCCCGGCTGCGATAACTGTTACGGCACATGACCTTCAACAGTTCGATATCTCTTCGGAATATGACAGTAATGGCCAGGAAGTAGGATTCGGCAGAAAAATTCTCGATCATATTTCGATAGGCGCTGAAATCTTTCCGGAAAGTTCATTCAATATACGCTTAGGCTATAATGTGAAGCGCGGCAACGAATTATCAGTGGTGGACCAGCGCAGCTTCGCAGGCCTGTCTGCAGGTTTTGGAGTAAAGTTCAATAATTTCCGTGTAGACTACTCTCATGTCCGTTACCATTCTGCAGGCAATATGAATATGCTTGGCATCTCTCTGGACATGAGCGGAAACAGATATTAA
- the pyrH gene encoding UMP kinase — protein sequence MKYKRILLKLSGEALMGNLPYGIDNERLKDYAQEIKQAVDVGCEVAVVIGGGNIFRGVAGAAKGMDRVQGDYMGMLATVINGMALQGALEDAGVKTRLQSAIEMDKVAEPFIKRRAVRHLEKGRVVIFGAGTGNPYFTTDTAATLRAIEIGADVILKGTRVDGIYDSDPEKNADAKRFNSLTFDEVFDKNLKVMDMTAFTLSHENKLPIVVFDMNRAGNLLRIVEGERVGTLVDL from the coding sequence ATGAAATATAAAAGAATCTTGCTGAAACTGAGCGGTGAAGCTCTAATGGGCAACCTTCCGTACGGAATTGATAATGAAAGACTGAAGGACTACGCACAGGAAATCAAACAGGCTGTGGATGTAGGCTGTGAAGTAGCGGTTGTAATAGGCGGAGGCAATATATTTCGTGGTGTTGCTGGGGCAGCCAAAGGTATGGACCGCGTGCAGGGTGATTATATGGGAATGCTGGCCACCGTGATTAATGGTATGGCACTGCAGGGTGCGCTGGAAGATGCAGGTGTAAAAACCAGGCTTCAGAGTGCTATTGAAATGGACAAGGTAGCCGAACCTTTCATTAAAAGAAGAGCCGTAAGACATTTGGAAAAAGGTCGTGTGGTAATATTTGGGGCCGGTACGGGTAATCCGTACTTCACTACCGATACGGCTGCCACATTACGGGCTATCGAGATTGGTGCTGATGTAATTCTGAAGGGAACCCGTGTGGACGGTATTTATGACAGTGACCCCGAAAAAAATGCTGATGCAAAACGTTTCAACTCCCTTACTTTTGATGAAGTATTCGATAAAAATCTGAAGGTAATGGATATGACCGCCTTTACCTTGAGTCACGAAAATAAATTGCCTATTGTTGTCTTTGATATGAACCGTGCCGGTAATCTGCTTAGAATTGTTGAAGGCGAAAGGGTAGGAACTCTGGTTGATTTGTAG
- the frr gene encoding ribosome recycling factor, whose product MEELDMIKDMVKQEMDAAIKHLDHAFQKIRAGRASTSMVQDVMVEYYGALTPLNQVANVSVPDAMTISIQPWDRSAVGAIEKAIVNSNLGFAPSNNGDTIILNVPPLTEERRRDLAKQAKSESDQTKITVRNARQDGMKELKKLDGVSEDLVKDMESQIQDMTDNYVKLCDEHLKVKEADIMKV is encoded by the coding sequence ATGGAAGAATTGGATATGATTAAGGATATGGTGAAGCAGGAAATGGATGCAGCGATTAAGCACCTGGACCACGCTTTCCAGAAAATACGTGCCGGACGTGCCTCCACATCTATGGTGCAGGATGTAATGGTAGAATATTACGGTGCCCTGACTCCGCTAAATCAGGTTGCAAACGTTTCCGTACCGGATGCGATGACCATTTCCATACAACCGTGGGACCGGAGTGCTGTAGGTGCCATTGAAAAAGCAATCGTAAACTCTAACCTGGGATTTGCACCCAGCAACAACGGAGATACGATAATCCTTAATGTACCCCCACTTACTGAAGAAAGGCGCCGTGACCTGGCCAAACAGGCAAAGAGCGAATCAGATCAGACAAAGATTACGGTTAGAAATGCCCGTCAGGACGGTATGAAGGAACTGAAAAAGCTGGACGGCGTATCCGAGGATCTTGTAAAAGATATGGAAAGCCAGATCCAGGACATGACAGATAACTATGTTAAACTTTGCGATGAGCACCTGAAGGTGAAAGAAGCGGATATAATGAAGGTCTAA